aacacctctgggacacccgcaccaaccaacccaactgccccttggttgaacattttaactccccctcccactccgccaaggacatgcaggtccttggccgcctccatcgccagaccctggcaacatgaggaagagcgcctcatcttccgccgaggaaccctccaaccacaagggatgaatgcagatttctccagcttcctcatttcccctccccccaccttatctcagtcccaaccctcggactcagcaccatcttcttgacctgcaatcttcttcctgacctctccgcccccaccccctctccagcccatcaccctcaccttaacctccttccacctatcgcattcccaacgcccctcccccaagtccctcctccctaccttttatcttagcctgcttggcaaaccctcctcattcctgaagaagggcttatgcccgaaatgtcgattctcctgcttcttggatgctgcctgacctgctgcacttttccagcaacacatttttcagttcaagTTCTACAGAGCCTGTATAATTTATTTTTTATAGAGTGAATGAAGCCTATTGTCTTCTATTCAAGAAAATCTTTGAACAATCCCATCTACTTAGGTTCTTAACTTAGCAGAATAGACAAACAGAGAAACAACTTGGGAAGTGCACACTATATGCTGGATCTAAAAATTGTGTTTGGGCACGATGTTAAACAGTAATCTTTTCTCTGTGCACAATGCACTTACTCTAATATCTATGCAAAATACACAAATCGGAAAATACAAAGTTACACAGGTGCACAGAGTTGTTTTGATGTGCAAGATATTCACAGTTGTGTACCTTGCTAAGTTGTTTAAGGGGTTCCTGACACAAATGGAAGTACATTTTACATCATTTGAGAGAGCAGTATCTGTTTGattaattcaattttttttcacaTTACCCAGTGTGtcctggttgattatatttattcCCTTGGCCTTTTCTATTAGATTTGCCGCAGACTTGTCCTCTAGGTCATGTCGCTAATTTCACCCGCTCAACTCATTAACTAACCCTATTCTCACCCTTTTGCTGCTGGTTCTGCTTCACTTGAATGGAATGAATTCTGGTCATCATCTGTAATATTCTTACCAGTAAATTATCACTTCGTGACATGCATGCCGTTTCCAAAGAAAAGattctctctcactcatctcCCTTGAACCTTTCACTCACTTTCAGACTTCCCACAGCAACTTTAAGTGGCTGCTCCTTTGAAAAGAGCAGTGGTGCTCTCAACTAGTAATCTTGTTCTCCAAAATCTTTTGATGGCATCTGCAATCTCTGGAGGGACAAAGGTCAAGGCCACCAGCAGCACCTGACCATTTCTAAGTTATACATTACTCTGATTTCCTAAAATGGCAGTTATAAAAGTCTGTAGAACCAATGTATAGTGATAATGTTCTGCACGTTTACTAAGTTGCCGGATTAGTGGCTTTGATTAGGTAGTTTATGAAGCTACCTAAACACACTACATCAGACATTAATCTACAATATTAATCTATGGATATTAGTGATGACAGAAGTTTACAATACAATGTTACGAAGTTCACACACTGCTAATCACTCAAAGTGCTCAGGACACCACAAATCATTTGAAGTTAAAGTATAATTCATTATTTTCCTACCCAGCTTGAACACAGTATAGCACTGCATAATGGGCAAGAGGTAAAGAATTAGAGCACTAAAGGTTTATTGGTTATGTTTCCAGTTCATTCTTGCATTGGTTTTATGGATATGTAAATTTGGAGTGCAATTTGGTCTACATTTTGTGGTGCCCTCAGATTTATTTTCACAAAATTAGTGGAATTCACTTACAACGAATGTATTTGAAACTCGATCTGGTGAAGGAATGCTTCTAAAAATCTCTTCGTGAAAATTTTGAACACTAGCAGGTAGTGCAATGCCAGATGTCCACTGTCTGCTTGTCCCGCAGTTACTTTGCACACTGTCTCTGGATGTGCTTCGTGCCAGCGAAGCAAGCATTCCAATGTCTTTTGGAGAGCCCACAGGCTCTTTTGCTGCTTTGTTTGTCATCTCAGTCACTTCTGTTTTCAAAACTATATCCGCTTTCTTTCCAGGAGAGTCTACCTTGAGTCCTCGAAGCCTGCTTGCCTTTGAGAACGAAACACCAGGGAAACAGCCACCATCCTGAGCAGATTGCAGCAACTGTTGAGAAGCAGGGGGTCTTAGGCCATTTATATCAAATGTCTTTGGGGGTCTTGGAGTTGGGAGAGCAATTAAAGAATTATGAGAGACTGGTTCAGGACATTGGGTCGGCAACACACCAGTTTCCTTCTTCTGAATCAATTCAGCAAGGTTAGATTTTTCAGATTCCATTGGAACATATCCACGCATGTTTGGAAAGCCTGGTTGGATAACACTTGGTTCCCCAGCTTCTCTTTCTGCAGGCTTAGCCTCTATTGGCACCTGCTCATATAGTGAAGTGTGAAGTCCTATTTCGCTCAGGAGGTTGGCCTCTTCCACTTGATCAGCATCAACAGATAGGGCAAGGACACTTGCAGTATCATCGGGTACCCTTTTCTCTTCCGAGAGGTTTGTTTCCGTAACGGGGGATTTTAGCCGCGAGCTACCTGCTACGCAATCGGTTACGAAGTCCGTGCAAATTGTCGGAGCCTCCCTGAAGTCCTGAGAAAGAAGTGGTGGAAGCATCTTCTGTTGCCGAGAGTTTCTCATTTCTCCCTGCAGAACCATGCCTGGGGATGGGATAACACTCTGGAGTAAAGGGCTCAAGTCAGCATTCTCATCATCCTTCAGTAGGAAGCTGTTAGAAGATGACGGAGCTAAGCTAACACCAGAAGCAAAATTGGGGCTCAGTACATTATGGTATGAAAGCATTGGATCACCAACAGGAGGTAGACACAGTGAATGATTGAGAGACTGCCCGTTGTGAGGGAGAACCCGGAAAAGGCGGTGACGAGCTGCGGTGACTGAACTGCTGGTGGGTCTGGGTGCTACTGGAGGTCTCGGCTTCACCTTGGTGATTTTCTTGGGCTTTGTGGAAAGATGATAAATACAGTTACATACAtgcattaaaaaaaatttttCAAGGGTATAACATTAGAAAGCATTTTAaggagtgattttttaaaaaaaacacaataacTATATACTTTACTTTAAAAATACTTTTTTCAGTTCACCTCCAGGGAACCACACTACATGTAGTTGAGTGGATATACATTTAAATATCTGTTGTTTCTATACAAAAGGCAAGATAATCTGGAGAGATTTTTCAATATGCTGATACTGAATTTCCAATGGGTGGTACTCTGGGGAATATTtattcaaaaaaaaacacatggaaAATGGGGACATGTTAATCCAGGATTTAATTATGAATTATTTGGTAAATATTAGTTGATTTGTAGATCATTGTGCATGGATATATTATATATGTCAGTTCTTATTAGCCACATCTTCAATTCTTGGAATCATTCATTTATTCccttctcttttgtttttttcttaGCAAATCTTTGTTGCTCTGCTTCTTGCCAGTTTCTCTTGCAGTCTGCCATTTACTTTAAACATTTTCCTTCTCTTCTCTCATTCTCACTGCTCTAATTACACTTCATTTTCTCTCACCATGCTCAGCAGGAACTCTGGTACAATGGTGATGGCAGCAAGGTGAGGGGTATTAAACTAGCACATGGACAGGGCATCATGAAACAATGGGGATATTAAAGCTCTCTGATCAATCTTAATTTTGAGAAAGAGAGCAAAGTGAAGGCCCTCAGGCAAaatggagattagattagattagattagattacttacagtgtggaaaccggcccttcggcccaataaacccacaccaaccctccaaagagcaaccctacatttaccccttcacctaacactacgggcaacgtagcatgaccaattcacctaacctgcataccattggactgtgggaggaaaccggagcacccggaggaaacccacgcagacgcggggagaatgtgcaaactccacacgggtctctggtgctgtgaggcagcagtgctaaccactgtgccaccctatctCGAGTAATAATGTTACTTATATTCAATTTTTCAATTACAGCATCACATTAAGCCAATTAAAAGCATGCATTTAAAAAAGAATTAATGCCATAGGCATTTTTTGCAGCTTGTGTTCATGGAAGTTCCTATTTTGTGATTGCAAAATTTGAGCCACATCTTATGGAAATCAGATGTCTAGTCAGAATATAAAAAATGGCAGAGATTGACTAAAAGTTTAATAAGGAGGTAGAAATTACAGTATGAGTGGAATCTAGCCGAAATACAAGGATGAGATACCAGAATTTCCAATGGTATTTGAAAAGGAAAAGCATAAGCAAAATGAGTGTTGATCCTTTAGAGTGTTAAAATGGGGAACAGAAGATATTAGGAAGTGACATAACAGTAATATAGACCAGCAATCTAGATTTCCAGACTAACATTCAAACATGTAAGATGAAGtctgaattcaatttaaaaagacGGGAATGGAAAGACATGGTCTAATGGTGCTTGCGTGTCTATAGCTAATTGTCATATAAGCCATCCAGTACACTAATGTCTTTTAtggatggaaatctgccatccctgCCTGaactggcctacatatgactttAGATCGACAACAACAGGTTGATTCTTAATTGCTCTCTGGACATTTAGAGGTGGTCAATAAATATTGGCTTAGCCAGTGATACCTACATCCTATAAATGAAAAATAAAAGTGATGAAATTAACATATTTTGCTTCCACTTTCATTATAGAAGATTTAAAAATGCAGTAATAAATtaggaggtggaagggagagaggaacacaAAATTACAATTATGAAGGAAGTGGCACTAAACAAACTGATGGAGCTTCAGGTTGACAAGTCTCTGGCTGCAGATGGACATTTTCACAGGGTTTTAAAAGAGGATGCTGATGATCTCGTGGATACATAAGGAAATTATCATCAAAGTTCCCTGAATCCAGGTTCTATCAGACTGGAGAAGTACGAAATATAACTCCTCTATTCAATGAAGGATGCATAAACAGGAAACTAGACCAGTTAACATGATCTCTTAAGGGACAGGTGACAGAATTAATCATTAAAGAGAAAATTGCTGTGCACTTCAAAAAATTTAAGGTTAATCAGGAAAAACCAGTATGATTTCTTCATAGGAAATCACGTTTAACTAATTGATTTGAGTTATTTGAAGGAGTAACAATCACTGAATAAAAGGGAGCTGCAGTTGTACTTTAGTAGGATTATCCAAAGGCACTTGACAAAATGCCTTATCGAAGCTTaatgcagaaaataaaagctgtTATAGTGGGCTAATGCCCTAACATGGATAGAAGACAGGCTGGTAAGGAGCAATTAGAATTTACGCACAAGTGGATCTTTGTCTAATTGGCAAGATGTGATGAGTGGAGTCTAAATGAGGGAGCAGCATGGGCATAACtgctaaatttgcagacaacacccaAGTAGGTAGGAAAGGATGCTTTGAAGATGACATACAGATGTTGCAAACAttctaaaaatgtgcagattaggtggatcggccatgctaaattgcccatagcgtccagggatggggaggttaggtggattaactgtgggaaatgcagggttacggagactgggggaggggtgggatggGTGGAATACTCTGAGGGCtgatgtggacttggtgggctgaaggcctgtttccacactggaaggattcaatgaaacagatacAGGCAAGGTGAATGGATAAAAAAATCCGGCAGATTGAGTACAAGGTAAAAGAAtgggaagttgttcattttggcagaaagaataaaaaagcagAGCACGATTTAACTGGAGAATGAGTGAAATTTTTGTGTGGAGGGATTAAAGTATTTAGTGCACAAGTCACAAAATATTCATACAAAGGTACACTATGTAAACAAGGCAGCTAAGAGAATGCTATCCTTCAAGATGAATTGGACAAAGCTTATTTTCATTTGAGTCTCGAAGAATAAGGGGAGACTTGACTGAAATGTGCAATATGCTGAATGGTCTTGACAGAACGGTTTCCTCTCATGGGTAAGGCCAGAACTAGGAGACACTGTTTTCAAATTAATGGTCACAGCAGATATGAATTTTTTttcctctcagagggttgtgtttTAAACTTCAATGAACAGTTTCTCTTCATATGCGAGCCCTGCCATTCCAACActgcaggaatcagtctggtaaatctcTACAGCCaagacatccttcctcagataaagagaccaaaataGGAAACAATACTCCAATTATGGcctcatcaatgccctgtacaattgcaacaagacatcccaattcctgtacttgaATATCCTTTCGGTATGAAGGCCAAAGTATAATTTCCTTTTTTCACTCTTGCATACTTATTTTcagtaactggtgtacaaggacactcaggtctcatcacacctcactcccttcattcagataatcatctgcctttctgttttcgCTATGAAAGAGGATGAACTCTCATTTATCCACATTTTACTTCCTCTGCCATGAATCTGTCCACTCagtcaacttgtccaaatcaggtctgcatcctcctcaaagctcacccttccacccagctttgtattgtctgcaaacctgAAGATATTACAttcaattccctcatctaaatcattaacatatatttgAATAGCTCAGGTCCAAGCCATGATCCTTGTGGTATCCTACTAATCAATGTCTACCAGAAAAACACCTGTTTATTCCTTCTTTctatctgccaaccagttctccaTTTATGTCAGTATACTATCCCCTATAGCATGCATTTTAAGTTTACATGCTTATATGGGATCTTAAGAGAggcttctgaaagtccaagtaaaccacaGCCACTGGTTCCCCCTTAATACCAgcagatttgtcaaacatgatttccattTCCTGTTGACTTGGTCTGATTTTGTCACCAAGTGTTCTGGaattaaatcttttataatggactctagcattttccccactaatGTCAGGCTAGCTGGTCTATAATTCCTCACTTTGCCatggatcttgtatgtttcagcaaAACCGCCTGTaaatcttctaaacttcaataAACACAGACCCAACCTGTacaaccttttctcataagatATGCACAGCCCAACTTCTTTCTCTATTTTTATCTTTACTATGTTTCTAACAAGTCTGCCTTTGTGCTTTATTACTTTGTCTCAGGTCCTCTTTCTTGTGTCTAATTATTAATATAGATCTCTTAAGCCCTTAATGAATTAGCATAGTTTCCCACTCTCAAGCTTTTTTTGCACCCCCACCCATTGAATCTTGGCCATTCCAAGGTTTTTTCCAATCTGGTTTATTTTACTGTTTGTTTATGGCCTTTACCGTTGAATCAGCCGTAAGTAAAGCTATGACCTTTCAACTCCGACCTTTCAGGTCCGACATGCTGAAACCAGGAGACAATCAATGACCAATGGTAAACTACAATTTATGTTAGCCCAGTTTTTAACAGGTCTATTCAATCACAAAAGAAAACCAAGATTGATAACTAATGTGCTTCTAAGAGGGTTCAAGTTAATAATTAGTTTTGCTGAATTAGCTCCACAGGCATGGAGGAAATAAtacatcaaattctgaagctTTCAACCATACCTTTTTACTAAGATTCATATTTTCCATCTTTGCTTTCAACAGTTTCATTTTGTTCATAGTAATTGAATTCTCTAGTATCTGCTGACCAGATGGAGATTCTTCCGATTCATCTTCATCATCTGCATATAGGTTGAACACTGAACCTCCACTTAAAtcagaaaaataaaacattttgttttaaattacccTGCAACAGACACAAAACAAATCACAGAAGTTTCCCACACCCATTTACTCTGGAAAGAAAACGACCATTAAGTCTAGCATGGCACTGGATGTGCAATCTGAAGATACGAGTCCTcagtaacactcaacactggagccccccaggcgTGCGTACTCAGTCCCTGACTGTACTCACTGTAAACCCATGACTGCATtgtcaaataccagactaatgccttTTAcgagttcgctgatgacaccaccatagtcggttgaatcttagatggcgatgaaacaggctatagatgggaggtggaagacctggaaaaatgctgcactgagaacaacctagctctcaatgccagcaaaaccaaggtactcattattgacttttggtgggATGTTAATCATGCcctcctacacattaacagcacagaatgGAACGAGTGGAGATTGTCAacttcctgggagtggtcatcaacaacaagctttcttggactcttcatgtggacgcaccggttacaaagacccaacaatgTCTGtttttcctcaggcagctgaggaaatttgtcacgacggcgaatacccttgccaacttttataggtgcgccatcgagagcattctgtctggatgtatcactacctggtatggcaactgtaccattcaagatctgagacggttacacagggagtggtgaactcagcccagacaatcacagagGCCAACctccatctatagaatccatctaccaggcccgctgtcaaggaaaggctgccagcattctcaaagatccatcccaccctggcaatgtttttctacaacctctaccatcggggagaaggtacagaagcctgaacacacgcaccagccgatTCCAAAACAGTTTGTACATTACTATTGTTaggatactgaatggactcacaaattcttaacattcgcctgtaccagtgtttttgtttttgccgctgtttacttaTTATTTAAGTATCTGTGCTACTGAACTCTGATCTGCcagtattgctcacaagacaaagcttttcactgtgcctcggtacacgtgacaataaatttaattcaaaACTCCTATGAAACTGAATTAGAGTAAATCCGGTTGTTTTAAAAATGCAACTGGTCTACTAATGTAAGGACAATGCACACACATATCTGATGCCACACTGAGGCAACCAATAAATACCGACTTGCCTGGGTCACACCCAAATCCCAAAGATAAACTTAAACAAAAAAAATGTATTTGTTAATCTTGTTCCTCCCAAATAAAAGACAATTTTCATAATCCCAGTCCTCCAAGGAAGCCAATTCAGTGTCTGGTTACAACAAAGTTTCTTCAAattcaagcaaacaattcaagaAATACTTGTTAATTATTGCACATTAAAAGCATATCACTGAATGCAAGAAATGAGCAGAGCTAATCATTTATTTAACATACCTTAAGGACTCAGAGAGTGGTGTTAAAGTGCCATCCCCTCGATCGACAACTCGAAAGAAATTCAACTGGTCCCCTTCACGATATACTAGAAAGGTGACTTGCTTGTTGGAAGGGATCTTATCCCAGATATCATCTCGACTGGTCTCCATGTATTCAGCCATATCCCTGGTGGGATCTTCCATTgggactatatatatatatatatatgtatttaAAAAAACACTCTCATAAATGAGGAATATCAACAGAGCACAAGGCTATATTATTACAATATTAATCAGCTGTTCTGGTCTGGAACCCAGTTATTTGCATTATTCTCCTTAAATTGCTGAACTGTGTACAGTGTAGTATTCGGAATCCAGCAAGAATGCACTATGTGCAGTTACCAAGGAAACAGACACACAATATAGGGGCACTCTGCATTTGAGGTACTGGCACTCACCTTGCACATTTGAACACTTTCAGATATCGGGTAACATTCAATTCCATGTACACCTTTGAAAATCCAGTTGAACAGCAATTCTGATTGGCTTTTGTACTAAAGGTTTATACAATTAAGCAAGTGCATGCAAACTTATATTTGTTTCAAACAGTGGTAAACAGACATAAAGAGATTTGAATGAAAGCAAACATCATGGGCCCACAGTCACGCAGCTGTAAACACCAGTTCTGTTTTTCCAAAAACCGGCTACAGAAACTGCTAGATGTTTaatgaatgagaggtgatctgaccGAAACCACAAAATATCTCAGGGTAGATGCCTCCACCAGCTGGGGAGTTTAGAACCAGAGGCCACAATATAAACACGTATGATCTGAGACAAGGAGgaacttatttttaaaaactcagaAGGTTGACCTTTGAATTCTCTGTCAGAGGGGTCTGGAAGTTTAGTCTTTCAATATGTTTAAGGTAGGGATTGATGGATTTCTGATTATGAATGGCATAAGGAGATATGGGGTTATAGTGGGTAAAAATCACTGAGGTGTTCAATCAGGcacgatcttactgaatggtggg
The nucleotide sequence above comes from Chiloscyllium punctatum isolate Juve2018m chromosome 13, sChiPun1.3, whole genome shotgun sequence. Encoded proteins:
- the zfand4 gene encoding AN1-type zinc finger protein 4, translated to MENKKEPPFFNEDNSGPLSYKLPFYETMELFIETLTGTCFELRVSPFETVVSVKAKIQRLEGIPIIQQHLIWNNLELEDEYCLHDYNISEGCTLKLVLAMRGGPINTRRVPMEDPTRDMAEYMETSRDDIWDKIPSNKQVTFLVYREGDQLNFFRVVDRGDGTLTPLSESLSGGSVFNLYADDEDESEESPSGQQILENSITMNKMKLLKAKMENMNLSKKPKKITKVKPRPPVAPRPTSSSVTAARHRLFRVLPHNGQSLNHSLCLPPVGDPMLSYHNVLSPNFASGVSLAPSSSNSFLLKDDENADLSPLLQSVIPSPGMVLQGEMRNSRQQKMLPPLLSQDFREAPTICTDFVTDCVAGSSRLKSPVTETNLSEEKRVPDDTASVLALSVDADQVEEANLLSEIGLHTSLYEQVPIEAKPAEREAGEPSVIQPGFPNMRGYVPMESEKSNLAELIQKKETGVLPTQCPEPVSHNSLIALPTPRPPKTFDINGLRPPASQQLLQSAQDGGCFPGVSFSKASRLRGLKVDSPGKKADIVLKTEVTEMTNKAAKEPVGSPKDIGMLASLARSTSRDSVQSNCGTSRQWTSGIALPASVQNFHEEIFRSIPSPDRVSNTFVSPLGLCATCRPTTIGRRIGTPTHHFPPVKAVTQTKKKNAKHCFLCGKKTGLATSYECRCGNNFCATHRYAETHECTYDYKTAGRRYLQETNPVVSAPKLPKI